The Henckelia pumila isolate YLH828 chromosome 2, ASM3356847v2, whole genome shotgun sequence genome includes a window with the following:
- the LOC140880196 gene encoding protein RER1B-like isoform X2: protein MTTINVIVDLLAGYVVIIMEATGGEGESQMSPLTKWKNDFSRAFRYYLDRSAPHMGYRWLGTLAAAAIYVLRVYYVRGFYVISYGIAIYILNLLIGFLSPKVDPEIEALDGAYSPTKDSTEFRPFIRRLSEFKFWYAITKAFCVAFFMTFFSAFDVPVFWPILFFYWVFLFFLTTKRLITHMIKHRYVPFNIGKQRYASMKSDGSTSSS from the exons ATGACAACAATAAATGTTATTGTGGATTTACTAGCAGGCTACGTCGTGATTATTATGGAGGCAACTGGAGGTGAAGGCGAGTCTCAAATGTCACCGTTAACAAAATGGAAGAATGACTTTTCGAGGGCATTTCGGTATTACTTGGATAGATCAGCTCCTCATATGGGTTATAGGTGGCTGGGAACACTTGCTGCTGCAGCAATCTACGTCTTACGTGTTTATTATGTGCGGGGCTTTTATGTCATCTCATATGGTATAGCAATCTACATCTTAAATTTATTGATCGGGTTTCTGTCTCCTAAAGTTGATCCGGAGATAGAAGCTTTAGATGGAGCTTATTCGCCAACTAAAGACTCCACTGAATTCAGGCCTTTCATCCGCCGACTGTCTGAGTTCAAATTTTG GTATGCAATCACAAAAGCCTTCTGCGTGGCCTTTTTCATGACCTTCTTCTCTGCATTCGACGTACCTGTCTTCTGGCCCATTTTGTTCTTTTACTGGGTTTTCTTATTTTTCCTGACCACGAAGCGGTTAATTACGCACATGATCAAGCACAGATATGTTCCTTTCAATATTGGAAAGCAG AGGTATGCTAGTATGAAGTCTGATGGAAGTACCAGTAGCTCATGA
- the LOC140880196 gene encoding protein RER1B-like isoform X1, which translates to MGLCFRGMNVFIIPLQHVRLELQFFFLCYVVIIMEATGGEGESQMSPLTKWKNDFSRAFRYYLDRSAPHMGYRWLGTLAAAAIYVLRVYYVRGFYVISYGIAIYILNLLIGFLSPKVDPEIEALDGAYSPTKDSTEFRPFIRRLSEFKFWYAITKAFCVAFFMTFFSAFDVPVFWPILFFYWVFLFFLTTKRLITHMIKHRYVPFNIGKQRYASMKSDGSTSSS; encoded by the exons ATGGGACTTTGTTTTCGAGGAATGAATGTCTTCATTATCCCGCTTCAGCACGTAAGACTGGAGCTTCAGTTTTTCTTTTTAT GCTACGTCGTGATTATTATGGAGGCAACTGGAGGTGAAGGCGAGTCTCAAATGTCACCGTTAACAAAATGGAAGAATGACTTTTCGAGGGCATTTCGGTATTACTTGGATAGATCAGCTCCTCATATGGGTTATAGGTGGCTGGGAACACTTGCTGCTGCAGCAATCTACGTCTTACGTGTTTATTATGTGCGGGGCTTTTATGTCATCTCATATGGTATAGCAATCTACATCTTAAATTTATTGATCGGGTTTCTGTCTCCTAAAGTTGATCCGGAGATAGAAGCTTTAGATGGAGCTTATTCGCCAACTAAAGACTCCACTGAATTCAGGCCTTTCATCCGCCGACTGTCTGAGTTCAAATTTTG GTATGCAATCACAAAAGCCTTCTGCGTGGCCTTTTTCATGACCTTCTTCTCTGCATTCGACGTACCTGTCTTCTGGCCCATTTTGTTCTTTTACTGGGTTTTCTTATTTTTCCTGACCACGAAGCGGTTAATTACGCACATGATCAAGCACAGATATGTTCCTTTCAATATTGGAAAGCAG AGGTATGCTAGTATGAAGTCTGATGGAAGTACCAGTAGCTCATGA
- the LOC140880196 gene encoding protein RER1B-like isoform X3, with protein sequence MEATGGEGESQMSPLTKWKNDFSRAFRYYLDRSAPHMGYRWLGTLAAAAIYVLRVYYVRGFYVISYGIAIYILNLLIGFLSPKVDPEIEALDGAYSPTKDSTEFRPFIRRLSEFKFWYAITKAFCVAFFMTFFSAFDVPVFWPILFFYWVFLFFLTTKRLITHMIKHRYVPFNIGKQRYASMKSDGSTSSS encoded by the exons ATGGAGGCAACTGGAGGTGAAGGCGAGTCTCAAATGTCACCGTTAACAAAATGGAAGAATGACTTTTCGAGGGCATTTCGGTATTACTTGGATAGATCAGCTCCTCATATGGGTTATAGGTGGCTGGGAACACTTGCTGCTGCAGCAATCTACGTCTTACGTGTTTATTATGTGCGGGGCTTTTATGTCATCTCATATGGTATAGCAATCTACATCTTAAATTTATTGATCGGGTTTCTGTCTCCTAAAGTTGATCCGGAGATAGAAGCTTTAGATGGAGCTTATTCGCCAACTAAAGACTCCACTGAATTCAGGCCTTTCATCCGCCGACTGTCTGAGTTCAAATTTTG GTATGCAATCACAAAAGCCTTCTGCGTGGCCTTTTTCATGACCTTCTTCTCTGCATTCGACGTACCTGTCTTCTGGCCCATTTTGTTCTTTTACTGGGTTTTCTTATTTTTCCTGACCACGAAGCGGTTAATTACGCACATGATCAAGCACAGATATGTTCCTTTCAATATTGGAAAGCAG AGGTATGCTAGTATGAAGTCTGATGGAAGTACCAGTAGCTCATGA